Proteins encoded in a region of the candidate division WOR-3 bacterium genome:
- a CDS encoding isoprenyl transferase has product MSENIPQHIAIIMDGNGRWAKERNLPRYFGHRAGVESVREIVRSCAKLGIKYLTLYVFSTENWERPEKEVNALMNLLKKLLKSEAKELNKNNVRVKAIGQIERLPKEVRKNLDELIALTKNNTGLTLVLSLSYGGRQEIIEAVKKILTKKVEPESLDEKKFREFLYDPEIPDPDLLIRTGGEYRISNFLLFQSAYTEFYFTKTLWPDFREKDLLLAIEDYKKRKRKFGRVLEFE; this is encoded by the coding sequence GTGTCCGAAAATATTCCCCAGCACATTGCAATTATTATGGATGGCAACGGTCGTTGGGCAAAGGAACGTAATTTGCCCCGTTATTTTGGCCATCGTGCTGGAGTAGAATCAGTAAGGGAGATTGTTCGAAGTTGCGCTAAATTAGGAATTAAATATTTAACTCTCTATGTTTTTTCCACGGAAAATTGGGAAAGGCCGGAAAAAGAGGTCAACGCTTTGATGAATTTGTTAAAAAAATTATTAAAAAGTGAAGCCAAAGAATTAAATAAAAATAATGTTCGTGTAAAAGCTATTGGCCAGATAGAAAGATTACCAAAAGAAGTAAGAAAAAATTTAGACGAGTTAATTGCCTTGACAAAAAATAATACTGGTTTAACGTTGGTACTTTCGTTAAGTTATGGTGGTCGTCAAGAAATTATAGAAGCGGTGAAAAAAATTTTAACAAAGAAAGTTGAGCCTGAAAGTTTAGACGAAAAAAAATTTAGAGAATTTCTTTATGATCCAGAAATTCCTGATCCCGATTTACTTATCCGAACCGGTGGAGAATACCGGATATCAAATTTTTTACTTTTTCAATCAGCTTATACCGAATTTTATTTTACCAAAACTCTTTGGCCCGATTTTCGAGAAAAGGATTTGTTATTGGCAATTGAAGATTATAAAAAAAGAAAAAGGAAATTCGGTCGAGTTTTAGAATTTGAGTGA
- a CDS encoding uridine monophosphate kinase has translation MPDLKLVSKSSPYKRVLLKLTGEIWENEQILKAISEEIIEVVEKLLINIAIVTGGGNFVRGAINDMGNRLLADRIGMLGTIINALIIENYLKEKWPCVIFSSFPCMPIVDYYSVEKANEAMEKGRIVILAGGTGNPYFSTDTACVLRGRELKVDVILKGTKVEGVYSEDPLKNKNAKFYKKLTYEEAIKKELKIMDKTAFFLLREAKIPLVVYNGMKKGNLKKILLGEKIGSVIC, from the coding sequence TTGCCCGATTTAAAATTGGTGAGTAAATCCTCTCCCTATAAGCGTGTACTTCTTAAATTAACTGGTGAAATTTGGGAGAACGAACAGATTTTAAAGGCTATAAGTGAAGAAATTATTGAAGTAGTTGAAAAATTGTTAATAAATATAGCGATTGTAACCGGCGGCGGAAATTTTGTGCGGGGAGCGATAAATGATATGGGAAATCGACTATTAGCCGATCGAATAGGGATGTTAGGAACAATAATCAATGCTTTAATAATTGAAAACTATTTAAAAGAAAAATGGCCTTGCGTTATTTTTTCTTCTTTTCCTTGTATGCCGATTGTTGACTATTATAGTGTAGAAAAAGCCAACGAAGCAATGGAGAAAGGCAGAATTGTGATTTTAGCCGGTGGCACTGGGAATCCTTATTTTTCTACTGATACCGCTTGTGTTTTACGAGGACGAGAGTTAAAAGTAGATGTGATTTTGAAAGGAACAAAAGTTGAAGGCGTCTATTCCGAGGATCCTTTAAAAAATAAAAATGCTAAGTTTTATAAAAAACTTACTTATGAAGAAGCAATCAAAAAAGAGTTAAAAATAATGGACAAAACGGCTTTTTTTCTTCTTAGAGAAGCAAAAATTCCTTTAGTCGTTTACAATGGAATGAAAAAAGGTAACTTAAAAAAAATTTTATTAGGAGAAAAAATTGGGAGCGTAATATGTTAG
- the frr gene encoding ribosome recycling factor translates to MLEEIYKTTKNKMQKTYELLGQELARIRTGRANPAILDGIKVEYYGNPTPLKQLANIYAPEPRMLVIQVWDKNVVNEVEKAIYKAELGLTPKIEGSLIKIPIPPLTEERRKELIKLCAKLTEDAKVAIRNIRRDANDEIKKLEKEKKISEDDSKIGIKKIQEITDEFTEKIEELFKKKEKEILEE, encoded by the coding sequence ATGTTAGAGGAAATATACAAAACAACTAAAAACAAAATGCAAAAAACCTATGAATTATTGGGACAAGAACTAGCCCGAATCAGAACCGGACGGGCCAATCCAGCAATTTTGGATGGAATTAAAGTTGAATATTATGGAAATCCAACCCCTTTAAAACAATTAGCAAATATTTATGCTCCTGAACCAAGAATGTTAGTTATTCAAGTATGGGATAAAAATGTCGTCAATGAGGTAGAAAAAGCAATCTATAAGGCAGAGTTAGGATTGACCCCAAAGATTGAAGGTTCTTTAATAAAAATTCCTATTCCTCCCTTAACAGAAGAAAGAAGAAAAGAACTAATTAAATTATGTGCTAAGTTAACCGAAGATGCCAAGGTGGCAATCAGAAATATTAGAAGAGATGCTAACGATGAGATAAAAAAATTAGAAAAAGAGAAAAAAATTTCCGAAGACGATAGTAAAATAGGAATAAAGAAAATTCAAGAAATTACCGACGAGTTTACCGAAAAAATAGAAGAACTTTTTAAGAAAAAAGAAAAGGAAATCTTAGAAGAATAA
- the tsf gene encoding translation elongation factor Ts, whose amino-acid sequence MKDIPIEKIKELRQRTGSGILDCKQALIEAEGDIEKAIEILRKKGIAKAEKKMERPTAEGVVEAYIHPGERLGVLVEVNCETDFVARNPEFRRFVRDIAMQIAATDPLAISPEDLPPQIVERERKIYEEQLKDSGKPKEVIEKIIQGKLQKFYEEVCLLNQSFIKNPEKTVEVYLKEQIAKFGENIKIRRFARFKIGE is encoded by the coding sequence ATGAAAGATATCCCGATTGAAAAAATTAAAGAGTTACGACAAAGGACAGGTTCTGGAATTTTAGATTGTAAACAGGCTTTAATTGAAGCAGAAGGTGATATTGAAAAGGCGATCGAAATTTTAAGAAAAAAAGGAATTGCCAAAGCAGAAAAAAAGATGGAAAGACCTACTGCCGAAGGGGTTGTGGAGGCTTATATTCATCCTGGCGAAAGATTGGGAGTGTTGGTAGAAGTAAATTGTGAAACCGATTTCGTTGCTCGTAATCCGGAGTTCCGGAGATTTGTAAGAGATATTGCTATGCAGATCGCTGCTACTGACCCTTTAGCGATAAGTCCGGAGGATTTGCCGCCCCAGATTGTCGAACGCGAGAGAAAAATTTATGAAGAACAATTAAAAGATAGTGGCAAACCCAAGGAGGTAATTGAAAAAATAATTCAAGGAAAATTACAAAAATTTTATGAAGAAGTTTGTCTTTTAAATCAATCTTTTATAAAAAATCCAGAAAAGACCGTTGAAGTGTATTTAAAAGAACAAATTGCTAAATTTGGTGAAAATATAAAAATAAGAAGGTTTGCCCGATTTAAAATTGGTGAGTAA
- a CDS encoding phosphatidate cytidylyltransferase translates to MSELLKRITIALIFGGSLIFCSFNNFLLFLYLQFFLFIAGLELIRIYRLRLFNFSWIYYLYPFLNILLLTFFYFSQKLDLLLFLFLIILTIITLLRRPLTIDNLVFGIFYFVYLGILPSHLFLLKRLVSQKQFSHWIFLFPLFFTWFNDTVAYFSGSILGRHKIAKDISPNKSVEGLIFSIIFSLPFTLIYLKKLASPLNLIILSVSLSFLAFLGDLLESLMKREVKIKDSSNLLLAHGGFLDRIDSLLFTIPGFYYFLINQ, encoded by the coding sequence TTGAGTGAACTATTAAAAAGAATAACTATTGCTTTAATTTTTGGTGGTTCTTTAATTTTTTGTTCTTTTAATAATTTCTTACTTTTTCTTTATTTACAATTTTTTCTATTCATTGCCGGTTTAGAACTTATTAGAATATACCGATTACGACTTTTTAATTTTAGTTGGATTTATTATCTTTACCCTTTTTTAAATATTTTGTTATTAACATTTTTTTATTTTTCTCAAAAACTTGATTTATTATTATTCCTTTTTCTAATTATTCTTACCATTATTACTTTGTTAAGAAGACCACTCACAATAGATAATCTCGTTTTTGGTATTTTTTATTTTGTATATTTAGGCATTTTGCCATCCCACCTATTTTTGTTAAAACGTTTGGTCAGCCAAAAACAGTTTTCTCATTGGATTTTTTTATTTCCTTTATTTTTTACCTGGTTTAATGATACGGTTGCTTACTTTTCAGGTAGTATATTAGGAAGGCATAAAATTGCCAAAGATATAAGTCCTAACAAGAGTGTAGAAGGGCTAATTTTTAGTATAATCTTTTCTTTACCCTTTACTCTTATATATTTGAAAAAATTGGCTAGTCCATTAAACTTAATTATTTTAAGTGTTTCGTTAAGTTTTTTAGCTTTTTTGGGTGATCTTTTAGAATCCTTAATGAAAAGAGAAGTAAAAATTAAAGATAGTTCGAATCTATTACTAGCCCATGGCGGTTTTTTGGATAGAATTGATAGTTTACTTTTTACTATTCCCGGATTTTATTATTTTTTAATTAACCAATGA